ATGCTGTCAGCGTTGCGACACCATCAACATGGCCCGAAACGATATGCCCGCCAAGCTCGTCACCCATACGAAGTGACTGTTCAAGATTAACCCGGCTGCCAACTTCGAGTGCGCCCATTGTCGTAAGAGACAGGCTTTCGGCGGATGCCTCGATCGCAAACCAGCCCTCACCCTTTTCAACAACCGTCATGCAGGCACCGCTACAGGCAATGGAAGCGCCCAGATCAATTTTTGATGTATCAAAGGCCGTGTTGAATTCGAAGCGGGTATCACCCTTTTTTTCGATGCTGCGAACCGTGCCGATATCGGTAATGATGCCAGTAAACATATAAATTAATCCGTTATTTTATCGTAACTTATCAAATAATCCTGACCTACATTTTCAGAAGATCGGCGCTTGAAGCGCTGCATCAGGTCCAGGTTTTGCAATCCCAGTTGCGCAATAATCCCGTGTCCATCAGCGCCAATAATGCCAGGTGCCTGAAAATGTATAATCCGGTCTATCAGTTTATGCTGCAAAAGGGCCGCAGCAAGCTTGCCGCCACTTTCGACAAGAATGCGTGTAAGCCCCTGTTTCGCAAGCACATGCATTACGTCATGTAGGTCAAAATGCCCGTCTGCGCATCGGGCTGACAGCACTTTTACTGCTGTTTTTGCAAAAATCTTCTCGGCACGCGATTCTTCGCCCGAAGCCACCACCAGCCAGGTCGGCGTTTCCTGCGCTGATTGCGCCAATTTGCAATCTGGCGATACCTGAACAGTTCGATCCAAAATCACCCGCACGGGCGAATGGTTTTCACGCCCGGCAATGCGGCAGCGAAGATCGGGATTATCGGCAATGACGGTATTGGCCCCAACGAGGATGCCATCGTGATTGGCGCGGTAATAATGCCCTTTTTCGCGCGCCCTGCTGCCCG
The window above is part of the Thalassospira marina genome. Proteins encoded here:
- a CDS encoding riboflavin synthase → MFTGIITDIGTVRSIEKKGDTRFEFNTAFDTSKIDLGASIACSGACMTVVEKGEGWFAIEASAESLSLTTMGALEVGSRVNLEQSLRMGDELGGHIVSGHVDGVATLTALHPEGDSMRMTFELPEEFGRYVARKGSITLDGVSLTVNEVDGNSFGINVISHTQTHTTLGGRKVGDRFNFEIDMLARYVARMVGKD
- the ribD gene encoding bifunctional diaminohydroxyphosphoribosylaminopyrimidine deaminase/5-amino-6-(5-phosphoribosylamino)uracil reductase RibD translates to MAGASFSDDDRHFMRVALSLSQRGLGNVWPNPAVGCVIVSASGEIVGRGWTKPGGRPHAERVALDQAGENARGATAYVTLEPCSHFGKSPPCALGLIEAGVSRVISALEDPDPRVSGRGHQMLRDAGIVVETGLLAAEAHAHNAGFLLRVTEDRPLITLKLAGSLDGRSSLANGASQWITGSRAREKGHYYRANHDGILVGANTVIADNPDLRCRIAGRENHSPVRVILDRTVQVSPDCKLAQSAQETPTWLVVASGEESRAEKIFAKTAVKVLSARCADGHFDLHDVMHVLAKQGLTRILVESGGKLAAALLQHKLIDRIIHFQAPGIIGADGHGIIAQLGLQNLDLMQRFKRRSSENVGQDYLISYDKITD